In Betaproteobacteria bacterium, a single window of DNA contains:
- a CDS encoding PEGA domain-containing protein codes for MSAAAQPILLTDPRPVVPYGSPAMAADPGAGSVSHVGCSVIWLDMPGYAKADVSRQIVMREALNAVLASALETVPGDERIVLDTETGAAVCFLSGPAVAVRAASALLRASAAEGPSAGPVLRLGLDHGPVALTQPAQGEPALVGDGAVVAERLSAFATDGQAIASRAFALRAAPDIRLQERIFRPLGARTDAHLRSHELFELRPDAPGAVDGPASAPPAETTRGTVWTDHRAASLAVAASVLVLLAVAAARFGGNSTDETGPAAATRQVTAVTPSSPTPAEPPVPVAPPGAGTADAADAQPAAPPQTTRTVIREGKRPAPANADRKRQSGDAPAPAAAPQEKVQIALAVSPWGEVLVNGVNIGVSPPLTTVEVPAGRVTVEIRNPGFPSHVETLEASAGQPLRIKHKF; via the coding sequence ATGAGTGCGGCGGCGCAGCCCATTCTTCTGACCGATCCTCGCCCGGTCGTGCCCTACGGCTCGCCGGCCATGGCGGCCGACCCCGGCGCCGGATCCGTGTCGCACGTCGGCTGCTCCGTGATCTGGCTCGACATGCCGGGCTATGCCAAGGCGGACGTCTCCCGGCAGATCGTCATGCGCGAAGCACTGAATGCGGTGCTCGCGAGCGCGCTCGAAACCGTCCCCGGAGACGAGCGCATCGTGCTGGACACCGAAACCGGCGCGGCCGTCTGCTTCCTTTCCGGCCCTGCCGTCGCGGTTCGGGCCGCTTCTGCGCTTCTCCGGGCCTCCGCTGCCGAGGGGCCGTCTGCGGGCCCCGTCCTGCGTCTGGGACTGGATCACGGTCCGGTGGCCCTCACCCAGCCGGCTCAGGGAGAACCGGCACTCGTCGGTGACGGTGCGGTCGTCGCGGAACGGCTGTCGGCCTTCGCCACCGATGGCCAGGCCATCGCCTCGCGCGCCTTTGCGCTGCGGGCTGCGCCGGACATCCGGCTGCAGGAGCGCATCTTCCGTCCGCTCGGTGCCCGCACCGATGCCCACCTGCGCAGCCACGAGTTGTTCGAATTGCGACCCGACGCTCCGGGCGCTGTGGACGGCCCCGCGTCCGCCCCCCCGGCGGAAACGACACGCGGCACGGTCTGGACCGATCACCGTGCTGCATCGCTCGCCGTCGCGGCATCGGTCCTTGTGCTGCTGGCCGTCGCTGCCGCCCGGTTCGGTGGCAATTCCACGGACGAGACAGGACCTGCCGCCGCAACTCGTCAGGTCACTGCCGTGACACCGTCGTCGCCGACTCCCGCGGAGCCGCCCGTTCCGGTCGCGCCGCCTGGCGCGGGCACCGCCGATGCGGCGGATGCTCAGCCGGCCGCGCCACCCCAGACCACCAGGACTGTCATCCGGGAAGGAAAGCGGCCTGCCCCCGCGAATGCCGACCGCAAACGCCAATCCGGCGATGCACCGGCTCCCGCCGCGGCACCGCAGGAGAAAGTCCAGATCGCCCTGGCCGTGAGTCCCTGGGGCGAAGTGCTCGTCAACGGGGTCAACATCGGGGTCAGCCCGCCGCTCACGACCGTCGAGGTGCCGGCAGGGCGCGTCACGGTGGAGATCCGCAATCCCGGCTTCCCCTCCCACGTCGAAACGCTGGAGGCGTCTGCCGGCCAGCCATTGCGCATCAAGCACAAGTTCTGA
- a CDS encoding TssQ family T6SS-associated lipoprotein: MAAAAAAFLLGACVPLQRTAAPAPPLAARVTAERLLADGLQAYEDGQYSVAQRKLRDALEEGLAARPDRIDAHKHLAFIYCVSRQEALCRDAFGRALQLDPAFTLTPAEAGHPLWGPVFRSLKPRGPS; this comes from the coding sequence ATGGCGGCGGCTGCCGCGGCCTTCCTGCTCGGCGCCTGCGTACCGTTGCAGCGAACTGCGGCACCCGCGCCCCCCCTCGCGGCTCGCGTCACGGCCGAGAGACTGCTCGCCGACGGTCTGCAGGCCTACGAGGACGGCCAATACTCCGTGGCGCAGCGAAAGCTCCGCGATGCGCTCGAGGAAGGCCTGGCGGCGAGGCCCGACCGGATCGATGCACACAAGCATCTTGCCTTCATCTACTGCGTGAGCCGCCAGGAAGCGCTCTGTCGCGACGCCTTCGGCCGAGCGCTGCAACTCGATCCCGCCTTCACGCTGACGCCTGCCGAGGCGGGTCACCCCTTGTGGGGACCCGTCTTCCGGTCGTTGAAGCCGCGGGGTCCGTCGTGA
- a CDS encoding serine/threonine protein kinase, translated as MSALPMPAAASPAFVLGRYEVRERLGEGGMGMVHRGHDPVLDRAVAIKMIGLNMAKDELPDYEARFYQEARAAGGLAHPNIVVIYDIGKTDRHAYMVMEYVEGRELRDLLMQHSPFGYRDAIEVCTQVADGLAYAHARGVVHRDIKPTNIMVTSDGVVKITDFGIARMRTSELKTMTGIVLGSPRYMSPEQVTGGPLDQRTDIFSLGVVLYELLTGRPPFQGDSVQGVMFQALNSAPTPPSKLNPDVPRILDFVVAKAISKDPERRYATADAMAADLRSALGTAAPRWKPLDIASPAASAPSGTPEALSAAAGSASGESPQEASKGASQATLSRAFDSSAATLRLQALSQESAPATPVVHPFPRREPSGMASRAAASPAPGKVTRAAWLWAAAGAALLLAAMLIVR; from the coding sequence GTGAGCGCCCTGCCGATGCCTGCTGCCGCCTCGCCGGCCTTCGTCCTCGGCCGTTACGAAGTCCGCGAACGCCTCGGGGAGGGCGGCATGGGCATGGTCCATCGTGGCCACGACCCCGTCTTGGACCGGGCGGTCGCGATCAAGATGATCGGCCTCAACATGGCCAAGGACGAACTGCCCGACTACGAGGCCCGCTTCTATCAGGAAGCGCGAGCCGCCGGCGGGCTTGCGCACCCGAACATCGTCGTCATCTACGACATCGGCAAGACGGACCGGCACGCGTACATGGTCATGGAGTACGTCGAGGGACGCGAACTGCGCGATCTGCTGATGCAGCACTCGCCCTTCGGGTACCGCGACGCCATCGAGGTCTGCACGCAGGTGGCCGATGGCCTGGCTTACGCCCACGCGCGCGGCGTGGTCCACCGCGACATCAAGCCGACCAACATCATGGTCACGAGTGACGGCGTGGTGAAGATCACCGATTTCGGCATCGCGCGGATGCGGACTTCAGAACTCAAGACGATGACCGGCATCGTGCTGGGCTCGCCGCGCTACATGTCGCCCGAACAGGTCACGGGAGGTCCGCTCGACCAGCGCACCGACATCTTTTCCCTCGGGGTCGTGCTGTACGAGCTGCTGACCGGGCGGCCGCCCTTCCAGGGAGATTCCGTGCAGGGCGTCATGTTCCAGGCGTTGAACAGCGCGCCCACGCCGCCCAGCAAACTGAATCCGGACGTGCCGCGCATTCTCGACTTCGTCGTGGCGAAGGCGATCTCGAAGGATCCCGAACGGCGCTACGCGACCGCGGACGCCATGGCCGCGGACCTGCGATCCGCGCTGGGAACCGCCGCGCCCCGGTGGAAACCGCTGGACATCGCCAGCCCGGCTGCGAGTGCGCCCTCCGGGACGCCCGAAGCGCTGTCCGCCGCCGCAGGAAGCGCCTCCGGGGAGAGTCCGCAGGAAGCTTCGAAGGGCGCATCCCAGGCGACGCTCTCGCGGGCGTTCGACTCGTCGGCCGCCACGCTGCGCCTTCAGGCCCTGTCGCAGGAGAGTGCGCCGGCGACGCCGGTCGTGCATCCGTTCCCTCGCCGCGAACCGTCCGGCATGGCGTCGCGGGCGGCGGCATCACCGGCACCCGGGAAGGTCACGCGTGCGGCATGGCTGTGGGCGGCCGCCGGTGCGGCGCTGCTTCTCGCAGCGATGTTGATCGTTCGCTGA
- the radA gene encoding DNA repair protein RadA produces MAKARNVYACTACGGESPKWQGQCPHCNAWNTLVESVAEQASSRYQGLAEATRVTRLSLVEAEEAPRRSTGIGELDRVLGGGLVRGAVVLLGGDPGIGKSTLLLQALTELGKAGASALYVSGEESAQQVALRARRLGLEAGELELLAEIQLERILATLGRQTPDIAVVDSIQTVYSEALQSAPGSVAQVRECAAQLTRFAKSSGTALLLVGHVTKEGAIAGPRVLEHMVDCVLYFEGDTHSSFRLVRAIKNRFGAVNELGVFAMTDKGLRGVANPSALFLSQHGASVPGSCVMVTQEGTRPLLVEIQALVDEAHAPNARRLTVGVEQNRLAMLLAVLHRHAGIACFDQDVFVNAVGGVEIDEPAADLPVLLAIVSSLRNRPLPDKLVVFGEVGLAGEVRPVQRGQERLREAAKLGFERAIVPRANQPKAGIAGLEIIAVERIGDAVDAIRSA; encoded by the coding sequence ATGGCCAAGGCAAGGAATGTCTACGCATGCACGGCATGCGGCGGCGAGTCTCCCAAGTGGCAGGGGCAGTGCCCGCACTGCAACGCGTGGAACACGCTGGTCGAAAGCGTCGCCGAGCAGGCATCCTCGCGCTATCAGGGGCTCGCCGAGGCGACCAGGGTCACCCGTCTTTCGCTGGTGGAGGCCGAGGAGGCACCCCGGCGATCCACGGGGATCGGCGAGCTGGATCGTGTCCTGGGAGGGGGACTCGTGCGCGGCGCGGTGGTGCTGCTCGGTGGCGATCCCGGCATCGGCAAGTCGACCCTGCTCCTGCAGGCGCTGACCGAACTGGGAAAGGCGGGAGCCTCGGCGCTGTACGTGAGTGGCGAGGAATCGGCGCAACAGGTGGCCCTGCGCGCCCGGCGGCTGGGACTGGAAGCCGGGGAGCTCGAACTGCTCGCGGAGATCCAGCTGGAACGGATACTCGCGACGCTCGGCCGCCAGACGCCGGACATCGCGGTCGTGGATTCGATCCAGACGGTCTACTCGGAAGCCCTGCAGTCGGCCCCCGGGAGCGTGGCGCAGGTGCGGGAATGCGCGGCGCAGCTCACGCGTTTCGCGAAATCGTCGGGAACGGCGCTGCTGCTGGTGGGACACGTGACCAAGGAAGGCGCGATCGCCGGCCCGCGCGTCCTGGAGCACATGGTCGACTGCGTGCTGTACTTCGAGGGCGACACGCACTCGAGCTTCCGCCTCGTGCGGGCCATCAAGAACCGCTTCGGCGCCGTCAACGAACTGGGCGTGTTCGCCATGACCGACAAGGGGCTGCGCGGCGTGGCCAATCCTTCCGCGCTGTTTCTCTCCCAGCACGGCGCCTCGGTGCCGGGCTCCTGCGTGATGGTCACGCAGGAGGGGACGCGGCCGCTGCTCGTGGAGATCCAGGCGCTGGTGGACGAAGCTCACGCACCCAACGCACGAAGGTTGACGGTGGGCGTGGAACAGAACCGGTTGGCGATGCTGCTGGCCGTTCTGCACAGGCACGCGGGCATTGCCTGCTTCGATCAGGACGTCTTCGTGAACGCCGTGGGCGGTGTGGAGATCGACGAACCGGCGGCGGACCTGCCGGTGCTTCTGGCGATCGTCTCGTCGCTGCGGAATCGCCCGTTGCCCGACAAGCTCGTCGTGTTCGGCGAAGTGGGCCTGGCAGGGGAGGTGAGACCGGTGCAGCGCGGGCAGGAACGTCTGCGTGAAGCGGCGAAGCTCGGCTTCGAGCGCGCCATCGTGCCCAGGGCGAATCAACCCAAGGCGGGTATTGCAGGTCTGGAGATCATCGCGGTGGAACGCATCGGCGATGCGGTGGACGCCATCCGGTCGGCGTAG
- the alr gene encoding alanine racemase has product MTRPILARMNLDAIRHNLRVARQAAAGARVLAVAKADAYGHGLSRVLPALDGADGLAILDIADALQVRASGYRKPVLLLEGVFDAAELSAAAAADLHLVVHEAGQAAMLERARLPAPVSIWLKMNSGMNRLGFRADAFPGVLARLRVCANVKQVLLMTHLACADDGRGVRDQLGEFAAACRDAACARSMANSAALLRHPSSRGDWVRPGIMLYGASPFADASAEHFGLEPVMHLQSRIIAEQQVRRGEGVGYGEAFIATHDMRVGVVACGYADGYPRHAPTGTPVVVDGVRTRTVGRVSMDMIAVDLEPCPGAGTGAPVTLWGGEGLSVDEVAQAAGTVGYELLCALAPRVPVEAAGMAVLEPARAG; this is encoded by the coding sequence ATGACCCGCCCCATTCTCGCCCGCATGAATCTGGACGCGATCCGCCACAACCTTCGCGTCGCGCGGCAGGCGGCCGCAGGCGCGCGAGTCCTGGCCGTCGCCAAGGCGGATGCCTACGGTCATGGATTGTCCAGGGTCCTTCCGGCCTTGGACGGCGCCGACGGGCTGGCGATCTTGGACATTGCCGATGCATTGCAGGTCAGGGCATCCGGTTACCGCAAGCCGGTCCTGCTTCTCGAAGGGGTGTTCGATGCCGCGGAGCTTTCCGCTGCCGCGGCCGCGGACCTTCACCTGGTCGTGCACGAAGCCGGACAGGCTGCGATGCTGGAGCGCGCCCGTCTGCCGGCTCCCGTGTCGATCTGGCTCAAGATGAACTCCGGCATGAACCGTCTGGGATTCCGCGCCGATGCCTTCCCCGGGGTCCTTGCCCGGCTACGCGTGTGCGCCAACGTGAAGCAGGTGCTGCTCATGACCCATCTCGCCTGCGCCGACGACGGCAGAGGCGTCCGCGACCAGCTCGGCGAGTTTGCGGCGGCCTGCAGAGACGCCGCCTGCGCCCGATCGATGGCGAACTCGGCCGCGCTGCTGCGGCATCCTTCCTCGCGAGGAGACTGGGTGCGGCCCGGCATCATGCTGTATGGCGCCTCTCCCTTCGCCGACGCTTCCGCGGAGCATTTCGGGCTCGAGCCGGTCATGCATCTGCAAAGCCGCATCATCGCCGAACAGCAGGTTCGCCGAGGCGAAGGCGTCGGCTACGGCGAAGCCTTCATCGCGACGCACGACATGCGCGTGGGTGTGGTGGCCTGCGGCTATGCCGATGGGTATCCGCGGCACGCGCCCACGGGAACGCCCGTGGTGGTCGACGGCGTTCGCACGCGGACCGTCGGCCGGGTGTCCATGGACATGATCGCCGTGGATCTCGAACCGTGCCCGGGCGCGGGTACCGGTGCGCCGGTGACTCTCTGGGGAGGTGAAGGTCTGTCCGTGGACGAGGTTGCCCAGGCCGCCGGAACGGTGGGTTACGAGCTCCTGTGCGCGCTTGCGCCCAGGGTGCCGGTCGAGGCTGCCGGCATGGCGGTGCTCGAACCCGCGCGGGCCGGCTGA
- the lplT gene encoding lysophospholipid transporter LplT, protein MNRGFYTILAAQFFSALADNALLFAAIALLKQVHAPEWQTPVLQMFFVFSYIALAPFVGPFADSLPKGRVMFISNGVKIAGCVAMLAGLQPLFAYGIVGIGAAMYSPAKYGILTELLPSERLVAANGWMEGLTVASIIFGAVLGGYLVGDTFSAYVFAQWDFLTALPRLDTGPEIAILVMLLLYAVAALVNLYIPRLAIDHRMPRKDPVFILQDFWHSFWLLWRDPLGQVSLAVTTLFWGAGATLRLIVLVWAEKWLGFTMQQSTQLTAVVAVGIAIGSVAAARYVRLERSVQVLPVGIAMGVLVMGMVFVHDWRIAMVLLVLAGAMGGFFVVPMNALLQHRGHLLMGAGHSIAVQNFNENLSILAMQGCYALMIGSSLSYTPIIVLFGGFIAVVMALLYRRHGHDQDHGQT, encoded by the coding sequence ATGAACCGCGGCTTCTACACCATCCTCGCGGCGCAGTTCTTCTCGGCGCTCGCGGACAACGCTCTGCTCTTCGCGGCGATCGCGCTTCTGAAGCAGGTGCACGCACCTGAATGGCAGACGCCGGTCCTGCAGATGTTCTTCGTCTTCTCCTACATCGCGCTGGCCCCTTTCGTCGGTCCCTTCGCCGACTCGCTGCCCAAGGGCCGGGTGATGTTCATCAGCAACGGCGTGAAGATCGCCGGCTGCGTCGCCATGCTGGCCGGACTCCAGCCGCTGTTCGCCTACGGCATCGTGGGCATCGGTGCCGCCATGTACTCACCGGCCAAGTACGGCATCCTCACCGAGCTGCTGCCGTCGGAACGCCTGGTCGCAGCGAACGGCTGGATGGAAGGGCTGACCGTCGCGTCGATCATCTTCGGCGCGGTGCTCGGCGGGTATCTGGTGGGCGACACCTTCTCGGCCTACGTCTTCGCGCAATGGGATTTCCTCACAGCGTTGCCGCGGCTGGACACCGGGCCGGAAATCGCCATCCTCGTGATGCTGCTCCTCTATGCCGTCGCGGCTCTCGTGAATCTCTACATTCCGCGCCTGGCGATCGACCACCGGATGCCCCGCAAGGATCCGGTGTTCATCCTGCAGGACTTCTGGCACAGCTTCTGGCTTCTCTGGCGCGATCCGCTGGGACAGGTGTCCCTCGCCGTGACGACACTGTTCTGGGGCGCCGGCGCAACGCTGCGTCTCATCGTCCTCGTGTGGGCGGAAAAGTGGCTGGGCTTCACCATGCAGCAGTCCACGCAGCTCACGGCCGTGGTGGCGGTGGGAATCGCCATCGGCTCCGTCGCTGCCGCCCGCTATGTGCGTCTGGAACGATCGGTGCAGGTGCTGCCCGTGGGTATCGCCATGGGCGTGCTGGTGATGGGAATGGTGTTCGTCCACGACTGGCGCATCGCCATGGTCCTGCTGGTGCTCGCCGGGGCGATGGGCGGCTTCTTCGTGGTACCGATGAACGCGCTGCTGCAGCATCGCGGCCACCTGCTGATGGGGGCCGGCCATTCCATCGCCGTGCAGAACTTCAACGAGAACCTGAGCATCCTCGCCATGCAGGGATGCTACGCCCTGATGATCGGCTCGTCGCTTTCGTACACGCCGATCATCGTGCTGTTCGGCGGATTCATCGCGGTGGTCATGGCCCTGCTCTACCGGCGCCACGGCCACGATCAGGACCACGGTCAGACCTGA
- a CDS encoding TPM domain-containing protein gives MNLRRLLRHWFTDEARVRRTFPAKALAAIERAIGESERSHSGQIRFVVEASLETGELLRDMTARERAVDVFSHLRVWDTEHNSGVLIYVLLADRDVEIVADRGIHRRCGPQTWERICKTMEEAFRAGRFEEGALAGIRAAGERIAEHFPAQAGAPNELSDRPVVL, from the coding sequence ATGAATCTTCGCAGGCTGTTGCGGCATTGGTTCACCGACGAGGCGAGGGTCCGGCGAACCTTTCCGGCGAAGGCGCTCGCCGCCATCGAACGGGCCATCGGCGAATCGGAACGGTCGCATTCGGGGCAGATCCGCTTCGTGGTGGAGGCGAGCCTGGAGACCGGCGAACTGTTGCGCGACATGACGGCCCGGGAGCGGGCCGTGGACGTCTTCTCGCATCTGCGGGTGTGGGACACGGAGCACAACAGCGGCGTGCTGATCTACGTGCTGCTCGCCGACCGCGATGTCGAGATCGTCGCCGACCGGGGGATCCACAGGCGCTGCGGACCGCAGACCTGGGAAAGGATCTGCAAGACCATGGAGGAGGCCTTCCGGGCGGGACGGTTCGAAGAAGGCGCGCTGGCAGGCATCCGGGCGGCCGGCGAGCGCATCGCGGAGCATTTTCCTGCACAGGCCGGTGCGCCCAACGAACTGTCCGACCGGCCCGTCGTTCTATGA
- a CDS encoding YgcG family protein has product MPARNCAPAWFAALLSLWFLVSMPAAWGELAIPPVARVTDQTGTLQPQDVSRLQSRLEAFEQRKGSQIAVLMVATTQPETVEMYALRVAEAWKLGRQGVDDGALVLVAKDDRKARIEVGYGLEGVLSDIVAKRIIRETMVPAFKAGDFAGGIERSVDRMISVIDGEPLPAVQESHGQQDGGGLTGNLEALFVVAFILVVVVGGVLRKLLGRLPAASVVGIAAGAFAWFIAGVVVVGAIVALIAFVFTLAAGTRSGGRRGGWGGGFPTGGGWSGGRGGGGWSGGGGGFGGGGASGDW; this is encoded by the coding sequence ATGCCGGCGCGGAACTGCGCGCCGGCGTGGTTCGCCGCGCTGTTGTCCCTGTGGTTCCTGGTCTCGATGCCGGCGGCGTGGGGGGAACTGGCGATACCGCCGGTCGCGCGCGTGACCGATCAGACCGGAACGCTTCAACCCCAGGATGTCTCGCGTCTTCAGTCCCGTCTCGAGGCGTTCGAGCAGCGCAAGGGCAGCCAGATCGCGGTCCTGATGGTCGCCACGACGCAGCCGGAGACGGTGGAGATGTACGCGCTTCGCGTTGCGGAAGCGTGGAAGCTCGGGCGCCAAGGGGTGGACGACGGTGCGCTGGTGCTGGTGGCCAAGGACGACCGCAAGGCGCGCATCGAGGTGGGTTACGGGCTCGAAGGTGTGCTGTCCGACATTGTTGCCAAGCGCATCATCCGCGAGACCATGGTCCCGGCGTTCAAGGCAGGCGATTTCGCGGGTGGGATCGAGCGCAGCGTCGACCGCATGATCTCAGTCATCGACGGCGAGCCGTTGCCAGCGGTGCAGGAAAGTCACGGACAGCAGGACGGGGGTGGGCTGACCGGCAATCTCGAAGCCTTGTTCGTGGTGGCGTTCATCCTGGTCGTGGTCGTGGGCGGAGTGCTGCGCAAGCTCCTGGGGCGGCTTCCCGCCGCGTCGGTGGTGGGTATCGCAGCCGGCGCGTTCGCATGGTTCATCGCCGGCGTGGTGGTGGTCGGGGCGATCGTCGCCCTCATCGCGTTCGTCTTCACGCTCGCCGCCGGGACGCGGTCCGGCGGACGCCGCGGCGGTTGGGGTGGCGGGTTTCCCACGGGAGGCGGCTGGTCGGGGGGGCGTGGCGGTGGCGGATGGTCCGGCGGCGGTGGCGGGTTCGGCGGCGGCGGCGCCTCGGGAGACTGGTGA
- a CDS encoding LemA family protein: protein MRKFLVWIAAMAAASLLSGCGYNAIQSQDEEVKAAWSEVVNQYQRRADLIPNLVNTVKGFAQQEQDVLLGVTNARAKVGGIQATPELVNDPAALKKFVDAQGEMTSALSRLLVVAENYPDLKSNENFRDLQAQLEGTENRITVARNRYIKSVQAYNTNIRQFPVNLTAMVFGYKEKANFTVENEAAIAKPPSVDFTRPAAGTK, encoded by the coding sequence ATGCGCAAGTTTCTGGTCTGGATCGCGGCGATGGCCGCGGCTTCGCTCCTTTCCGGCTGCGGCTACAACGCCATCCAGTCGCAGGACGAGGAGGTCAAGGCGGCGTGGAGCGAGGTGGTGAACCAGTATCAGCGCCGGGCCGACCTGATTCCCAATCTGGTGAACACCGTGAAGGGCTTCGCCCAGCAGGAGCAGGACGTGCTGCTGGGGGTGACCAACGCCCGTGCGAAAGTGGGCGGCATCCAGGCCACGCCGGAGCTGGTCAACGACCCCGCCGCATTGAAGAAATTCGTCGACGCGCAAGGCGAGATGACCTCTGCGTTGTCGCGCCTGCTGGTGGTGGCCGAGAACTACCCGGACCTCAAGTCCAACGAGAATTTCCGCGACCTGCAGGCGCAACTGGAAGGCACCGAGAACCGCATCACGGTGGCGCGCAACCGCTACATCAAGTCGGTGCAGGCCTACAACACGAACATCCGTCAGTTTCCGGTCAACCTCACCGCCATGGTGTTCGGCTACAAGGAGAAGGCCAACTTCACGGTCGAGAACGAGGCCGCCATCGCCAAGCCGCCTTCGGTCGATTTCACTCGCCCGGCGGCCGGGACGAAGTGA
- a CDS encoding cation transporter, with protein sequence MSKSVTLSIVTNTLIAGSKAFGWFATGSPTLFAETVHSIADVANQTLLKVGEVRAAGGADALHPLGRGQERFFWALVSAVSIFFVGAGVTIYHGIHSLLEPEAVEAFTPLAIGLLLFSLVLELFTFFTALKEIGGLAGVRANRSNTSVLAVLLEDAVAVAGILLTLLVAGGSMLFGHNHVLDASVSIVVGLMLGTMALFLANVNRRMLIDVAEPSLDEVLRDSLVAQGVDATVASVTIDVDRYVVMIGVQGAVPGHLPRSHEIGEQLKGLARQRLGKAVEAVYWRYLPEPRKRP encoded by the coding sequence GTGTCCAAATCGGTGACGCTGTCCATCGTGACCAACACGCTCATCGCCGGATCCAAGGCATTCGGGTGGTTCGCCACGGGCTCGCCGACCCTGTTCGCGGAGACCGTCCATTCCATTGCGGATGTCGCGAACCAGACGCTGCTCAAGGTGGGCGAAGTGCGAGCGGCCGGCGGGGCGGATGCGCTGCATCCGCTCGGACGGGGACAGGAGCGGTTCTTCTGGGCGCTCGTGTCGGCCGTTTCCATATTCTTCGTCGGCGCGGGTGTCACGATCTACCACGGAATCCACTCGCTGCTGGAACCGGAGGCCGTGGAGGCGTTCACGCCGCTTGCCATCGGGCTGCTGCTGTTCTCGCTCGTGCTCGAACTGTTCACGTTCTTCACTGCGCTGAAGGAGATCGGCGGGCTGGCGGGGGTGCGCGCGAACCGCTCCAACACGTCCGTGCTGGCGGTGCTGCTGGAGGATGCCGTGGCGGTGGCCGGCATCCTGCTCACCCTGCTCGTCGCCGGCGGCTCGATGCTGTTCGGCCACAACCACGTGCTCGATGCCTCGGTGTCCATCGTCGTGGGCCTCATGCTGGGCACGATGGCGCTGTTCCTCGCGAACGTGAACCGGCGCATGCTGATCGACGTGGCGGAACCGTCGCTCGACGAGGTGCTGCGCGATTCGCTGGTGGCGCAAGGTGTCGATGCGACGGTCGCCTCGGTGACCATCGACGTCGACCGGTACGTGGTGATGATCGGCGTTCAGGGTGCGGTGCCCGGTCATCTGCCCCGCAGTCACGAGATCGGGGAGCAGTTGAAGGGCCTGGCACGCCAGCGCCTGGGCAAGGCCGTCGAAGCGGTGTACTGGCGATATCTGCCCGAGCCGCGGAAGCGACCTTGA
- a CDS encoding uracil-DNA glycosylase, producing the protein MDWPALERAVAVCDACRLARGRTQAVLGVGDRNAEWMFIGEAPGAEEDQRGEPFVGQAGRLLDSMLAAIDLRRGENVYIANIVKCRPPGNRNPEPDEAGACLPFLRRQIELIRPRLLIALGKVAATNLLGGDASIASLRGKVHSYAGTPMVVTYHPAYLLRNLPDKAKSWEDLCLARDTMASLPPRPD; encoded by the coding sequence ATGGACTGGCCGGCGCTGGAGAGGGCCGTGGCGGTCTGTGACGCGTGCCGGCTCGCGCGCGGCCGCACCCAGGCGGTACTAGGCGTGGGAGACCGCAACGCCGAGTGGATGTTCATCGGCGAAGCGCCGGGCGCGGAAGAGGACCAGCGGGGCGAGCCCTTCGTGGGCCAGGCGGGACGCCTGCTCGACAGCATGCTGGCCGCCATCGATCTGCGCCGGGGCGAGAACGTCTACATCGCCAACATCGTCAAGTGCCGCCCTCCGGGCAACCGCAACCCCGAGCCGGACGAAGCCGGCGCCTGTCTTCCCTTTCTGCGCCGGCAGATCGAACTGATCCGGCCGCGCCTTCTCATCGCGCTGGGCAAGGTAGCGGCGACGAACCTGCTGGGGGGCGACGCGTCCATCGCAAGCCTGAGAGGCAAGGTGCACTCGTATGCAGGCACGCCGATGGTCGTCACCTATCACCCGGCCTATCTGCTGCGCAACCTGCCGGACAAGGCCAAGTCGTGGGAGGATCTGTGCCTTGCGCGGGACACCATGGCGTCGCTGCCACCCCGCCCCGACTGA
- the rimI gene encoding ribosomal protein S18-alanine N-acetyltransferase: protein MTGDGRAALRYRPMRTEDLDSVAAIEAAVYTHPWTRGNFADSLTAGHSCWVVEARGGIEAYGVLMAGAGEAHLLNISVASGSQGCGIGAQLLEFFMNRAREFDCTTMLLEVRRSNERARRLYARSGFHEIAIRRNYYPALGGREDAVLMGRDL from the coding sequence ATGACCGGGGACGGGCGCGCGGCGCTGCGCTACCGGCCCATGCGTACCGAGGACCTAGACTCCGTCGCCGCCATCGAGGCCGCCGTCTACACGCATCCCTGGACACGAGGCAATTTTGCCGACTCCCTCACCGCAGGCCATTCATGCTGGGTCGTCGAGGCCCGCGGAGGGATCGAGGCCTACGGCGTGCTGATGGCGGGCGCGGGCGAGGCCCATCTGCTCAACATCAGCGTCGCGAGTGGCAGCCAGGGCTGCGGGATCGGCGCGCAACTGCTGGAGTTCTTCATGAATCGGGCACGCGAGTTCGATTGCACGACGATGCTGCTGGAGGTGCGGCGGTCCAACGAACGCGCGCGCCGGCTCTACGCTCGCAGCGGGTTCCACGAGATCGCGATACGCCGCAACTACTATCCCGCCCTGGGCGGACGCGAGGACGCCGTGCTGATGGGAAGGGACCTGTGA